The genomic interval GGAAGCTCCCTGACTTTTAGCCATTTTAGCATGCATTTTTACTCCTAAAGGATTTCTATTAGCGGTTTGAATGGCAATGTTTACCAGTTGTTTGGTTTTAGGATCCATACCCTTAAGGAAACGCTGCGCCTCCACCAGATCGTTGAAAGGTCCTGCTAATTCCGGAAACTCTTCTTGAAATATTAAATAAGGATTTTTTGACATAATATCTTCTCCTATGGATTAATAATAAAATCAATTCATATATTAATCTTTGTAGTTGTTTCAAATCTTATAGTTATAAACATATTTTTTATGGGATTATTTGGGAATTTTAATCACTGAGATTTGTTATCAAAAACTGATTATCTAAAACTATGAATAATAAATGAATAATATGAATAAGCCTTAAGAAGAATAATGGATTATCCCTTTTCAAGTATCAATGATTTAAAGCATTTAAAGCATCTTTTAGTTCATTAGAGATTATTAATATTTCTTCTCCTTTTAAATTAAAAACACGCTCATCAATTAATTCAGTATCTATTTGAGATATTAAACCGCGAATGGTACTTTTATCCAATTTTTTATCTGATATTTCGTGAAAAGATTGCAAAAGTGCCTTTCCTGCTTTCTTTTTCTTATGTTGAAATAATGCTCTGCAAGTCTTCACAAAAAAATTATCAATAGGGGGGTTCTTTTGGGGTGTTAATTTAACTACTGCTGATGATATTTTTGGTGGGGGGATAAATGCCCGGGGAGGGACTTTAAAAAGAAGTTCAGTCTGGGTGCAGAGATTCATCATCACTGAAAGACGGGAATAATTCGAGTCCCCTGGTTGGGCAATCATCCTTGATGCGAATTCCCACTGATACATTAAAATAGCAAAATCAAAGTCATACTGAAGGAGTTTGAAGGTTATAGGTGATGAAATCTGGTAGGGTAGGTTGGAAACAACTTTGTTAAAGTAGGGGAATTCGATTTTGGTGGCATCAACCTCCAGTACATCCACATTGGAAATTTTGAGGTTATTAAGCCGTTCCCTTAAAACATGGGCGATCCTTTGATCCTGCTCAACTGCCACTAATTTACGAACCTTTTCAGCAATGGGGATGGTTAACGTCCCTATGCCTGCCCCAATCTCCAGAACAACATCAGTATCGGTAAGCTGAGCACTCTCAATAATACGGGATAAAATTTGATTGTTAATAAGGTAATTTTGACCTTTCCTCCGGTCTAAACGTATTCCATGTTTTTTTAATAGACTGAAGGTTTCTTTGGCCAACATTTCCCTTTATTTTCATTATTCAATTCCATTAGATAGGAAATAAATTAATCTACCTGAAAAATAAATTATCTAGCTGAATTTTCTTTTGGGAGGTCTGGTAAAGAGGATGTATTTCTTTTTACCCTTCCTATCTTCAGCTGCTTCTAATTCCAAGTGAATCCGTTTAGCAATAAGTTTAACCGGATCAGAGAGCATGGGCACTCTTTTTTTTATATCTTCAAAGTCCTGAAAGGGAGCTTCCTTTCTGGCCTCTATAATGTCCCACATGTGTTTTTTACCTATTCCGGGTAAAAGTTCAATCTGGTGTAGGCGGGTGGTTATGGGACCAGCTTCATTAAAGAATTGAACAAATTTATCTTCCTTTTCCTTGATAATTTCTTCAATAACGTAATTAAGCTCTATTTTAGCAGTTGAAGTCATTTTATTAAAGGGTAATCTGCGGTTAACCCTGGCAATTTTATCTCTTTTACCTGCACCAATGTAAACCTTTTCATGAATGTCCAGGTTAATCCTTTCCTTGGGTGTTAGCTCTAACAGGGTGAATTCTTCAGTTCCAATTGCCTGAGCAACAGGTTTACGTTTGTAGGAGTTAGCACCATCCTTAACATAACCAAGAGGCAGATAATCTAATATAATAGCATAATCTTCCATATAATCACCCTGATAAATAAATTATTAATTAATTAATTATTTTTGTAAATATGGAAATCAGATGTCTTTAACCCAATGAAAAGAGTTATTCACATTCTTTTTAAGATTCTTCCCGATATTTGTCCACAATTTTTAGTATTTTTTCCATTTCTTCCTTTTTATGGGATCCTCTTTCCTTGGCAAAAATCAGTCTCATGTCATCCATATCTTCAGGCATTAAATCTGCTATTTTAACGGCCTGGGTCTTTTTGATAATCTCTTCCAGTTCTTCAACCAGCTTTAAAGCGTTTTCAGGGGATATTTTGGAGAATTTGGTGACATGGTCCAGGGCCAGATTCTGCTCATAACTAAGTTCATGAGCTTCTTCCCGGGCCTCTAACAATGGTTTGACTTGTACAAGGGGGATAGGATCGGTTTCGAGGGTTTTTTTCCCAATCATCGCCATCACTCTTGTATTTTCAGGTGTTCTGGACGAATTATCAGTTTTTTAGACTTATTGCCATCATTAATTGCTACAATATATGCTCGACCTCTTCTTTCTGCAACTTTCCCGGTTTTACCATGAAAACGTGGGTGTGGCTGTCCTTTGTGAACACTGGGGTCGATTATGATGTGAACCAGATCATTTTCCTGGAAGGTCTGGATTTTTTTGGTAATGGGGTTTGTTCTACCTGTTCTTAAACTCTTTTTAAGCTTGTATCTTGTTTTACTTCTAAAACCTCTTGATCTCTGAGTCATTTTAAAAACCTCCACTTCAACTTGAAATGGGTTGTTAAATTTACTTGTACAAATATCAATTATTCAAATTCTATGCAGTAATTTCAAACAAATTTAAGTGCGCATAAGCTCTTTTAATGATATTTTTCAGATTTATATCCATCTGACTTTATAATATGGGTTCATGGGGTGTTTAGTCTTTTAATAAAGATAAAATTCGCATGAATTGCAATTGTTTGGAAATAGGTGAAATCGATTAATTTAATTTATAAATCATCAGAGTTTATAAAACTATCCTTCCACCCATTTAAATGTTAACTTCCAGCACATCCAGTTCAACACATTTTGCTGGGAAACCCAATAAAGATGTAACACTGGGCTGAGTCCTTTCCTCATCCCCCGATATGAGTTCCTTGATGTATAAGCCTCCTGAACAATTGATAATTAATTCAAAATGGTTTGAATCGATTTTTTTAGTTTGAATATTTTTCACTTCTCTGGTGCGAATCTTATCTGTTCTACGGTGAGAAACCCGAAGGGGAGTTCGTTGTTTTATAATTTCAAGGGATTCTAAAATCTTTAAATCCTCTTCATCCACTTCATGTTCTACTTCCACCAGGGCACGGTAGATTTTATAGGTTTCTGTAGTGGATGCCTTAACACCACTGCGCCGGTCCTTATTTACCATTTTTAAATTAAGAACTTCAACCTTACCCTGGCAGTGATTGTTAATTTCATCATTCAATTCTTTCAAGTTTAAATTACGTATTTTAGGTTCTTTAATTTCAAGTACGAATGGTCTGCCACTGCCGAGCATCCTCACATCCACATCTTCTCTACCTGCACCATGAAACTTGGATTCCTTTCCTTTGGTAGCCTCAAGAACTTTTTCTGCCACCAGTTCTTCCACAGTTTCAGGGTACATTTTCCCGGTGAAGTTGCATCTTTCACATCCGCTCCCTTTACACTTCATGCAGGGCCACTTGGTCTGGGGAATGCCTCTTATAAGTTTTCGGTATCTGCCTTCCAGGAATAATGGGTTGATCTGAAGATCCACCTTATCCCGGGTAAAATCCATCATCAATACCAGGTTAGGATTATTAAAATCTACTAATTTCTCCAGACGGGCTTCTAATTGCTTACCTAACTCGCGATTAATCTCTTTTTTTATACTTTCACTTTCGAAACCAATTTCTTCCTGCAATTTCTTCTCTTTTTCAATTATTTTTGGGGGCACACGACAGCCCATCAAAAAAGTTGAAAATTCAATTTTTGAATCGTCAATTTCGCTAATTACCTTCTCCACAATAGTTTCTAAAGTTTCAAAGAGATCTCCACACAGGTAACATGCTCCAGTCTTTTCAGGTAGTTCAGCTTCACTGGCCAGTTGGGTTTTGATATATCTGCCTCTTTCTTCATTGTCCTTTCCTGAGACTTTTTGGTAGAAAAACCTGCCCAGACAATGATCACAGATGTTTCCATTGGTTAAGCTAATTAATTTCAATGATCTGTCTTTGAAATTTTCCATATTAACCTTTCCTGAATTTTACATTAAATAAATAATTAAAATCGATTTAGGGGTATAAATTAACACAATTTTTAAAAATAGCCCTATTCATAGGTTTAAATTTAAAAAAGAGGAAAGAATGTATTTATCTCATCATCTGCCGCATCATTTGTCCCAGAGGTCCGCCCATTTTCCGCTTTCCAAATCCTTTTATAGCCTTTTTTGTCACCTGATAATATTTAAGAAGCTCTTTAACATCTTCATTGCGCATTCCGGAGCCTCTTGATATTCTTTTAACCCTGGATTGTTTGATGATTTCAGGATGGGTGAGTTCCTCTTCAGTCATGGAGTCCATGAGAATTTTATATTTGGTTAATTTTTCCTCAGTCACCTGAGAAGCGTTTTTAGGTAGTTTGCTGCCCATGCCTGGTAACAGGTTCATAACTTGTTGCATGGGACCCATTTTATTCATCATCTCAAACTGACTGTACATATCCTTCAGGGTGAATTTACCACTTAACATGGCGTCCATGGCTTCAGTATCTACATCTTCCTCTGCAATTTCCTCTGCACGTTCAATTAATGTTTTAATGTCGCCCATACCCAGTAATCGTGAGATGAAACGTTCAGGATCGAAGACTTCCAAGTCCTCGATGCGTTCTCCTGTTCCAATGAACTTTATGGGAGCTCCAATTTCAGCAACTGCAGAAAGAGCCCCACCTCCTTTAGCAGAACCGTCGAGTTTGGTTATCACAATAGATCCGATTTTGGTGGTTTTACTGAATGCAAGAGCCTGTTCTCTGGCTTGCTGGCCTATGGTTCCATCAATGACCAGCATAACCTCATCAGGTTCCACCACTGCAGATATTTGTTCCATCTCTTCCAGAAGATCTTTTTCCTCCTTATGACGACCAGCAGTATCCACAATGATTAAATCTTGC from Methanobacteriaceae archaeon carries:
- a CDS encoding DNA-directed RNA polymerase subunit F, whose translation is MIGKKTLETDPIPLVQVKPLLEAREEAHELSYEQNLALDHVTKFSKISPENALKLVEELEEIIKKTQAVKIADLMPEDMDDMRLIFAKERGSHKKEEMEKILKIVDKYREES
- a CDS encoding DUF655 domain-containing protein, which gives rise to MEDYAIILDYLPLGYVKDGANSYKRKPVAQAIGTEEFTLLELTPKERINLDIHEKVYIGAGKRDKIARVNRRLPFNKMTSTAKIELNYVIEEIIKEKEDKFVQFFNEAGPITTRLHQIELLPGIGKKHMWDIIEARKEAPFQDFEDIKKRVPMLSDPVKLIAKRIHLELEAAEDRKGKKKYILFTRPPKRKFS
- a CDS encoding tRNA pseudouridine(54/55) synthase Pus10, coding for MENFKDRSLKLISLTNGNICDHCLGRFFYQKVSGKDNEERGRYIKTQLASEAELPEKTGACYLCGDLFETLETIVEKVISEIDDSKIEFSTFLMGCRVPPKIIEKEKKLQEEIGFESESIKKEINRELGKQLEARLEKLVDFNNPNLVLMMDFTRDKVDLQINPLFLEGRYRKLIRGIPQTKWPCMKCKGSGCERCNFTGKMYPETVEELVAEKVLEATKGKESKFHGAGREDVDVRMLGSGRPFVLEIKEPKIRNLNLKELNDEINNHCQGKVEVLNLKMVNKDRRSGVKASTTETYKIYRALVEVEHEVDEEDLKILESLEIIKQRTPLRVSHRRTDKIRTREVKNIQTKKIDSNHFELIINCSGGLYIKELISGDEERTQPSVTSLLGFPAKCVELDVLEVNI
- a CDS encoding 50S ribosomal protein L21e, which codes for MTQRSRGFRSKTRYKLKKSLRTGRTNPITKKIQTFQENDLVHIIIDPSVHKGQPHPRFHGKTGKVAERRGRAYIVAINDGNKSKKLIIRPEHLKIQE
- the ffh gene encoding signal recognition particle protein yields the protein MLGDLGKNLTKTMKKLAGMTIIDEEVVKEVIKEIQRALIQSDVNIKLVLNLSKTIENKALNEKPPKGVTAKEHVIKIVYDELVHLLGDKAEEIEISKKPYKILFVGLQGSGKTTTIGKMARYLQKKGFSPAIICTDTWRPAAYEQLRQLTESLNLPLYGDPDNKDALDLARKGLKEFKKQDLIIVDTAGRHKEEKDLLEEMEQISAVVEPDEVMLVIDGTIGQQAREQALAFSKTTKIGSIVITKLDGSAKGGGALSAVAEIGAPIKFIGTGERIEDLEVFDPERFISRLLGMGDIKTLIERAEEIAEEDVDTEAMDAMLSGKFTLKDMYSQFEMMNKMGPMQQVMNLLPGMGSKLPKNASQVTEEKLTKYKILMDSMTEEELTHPEIIKQSRVKRISRGSGMRNEDVKELLKYYQVTKKAIKGFGKRKMGGPLGQMMRQMMR
- a CDS encoding 16S ribosomal RNA methyltransferase A, with protein sequence MLAKETFSLLKKHGIRLDRRKGQNYLINNQILSRIIESAQLTDTDVVLEIGAGIGTLTIPIAEKVRKLVAVEQDQRIAHVLRERLNNLKISNVDVLEVDATKIEFPYFNKVVSNLPYQISSPITFKLLQYDFDFAILMYQWEFASRMIAQPGDSNYSRLSVMMNLCTQTELLFKVPPRAFIPPPKISSAVVKLTPQKNPPIDNFFVKTCRALFQHKKKKAGKALLQSFHEISDKKLDKSTIRGLISQIDTELIDERVFNLKGEEILIISNELKDALNALNH
- a CDS encoding carboxymuconolactone decarboxylase family protein is translated as MSKNPYLIFQEEFPELAGPFNDLVEAQRFLKGMDPKTKQLVNIAIQTANRNPLGVKMHAKMAKSQGASKDEILGAVVMNLHLSGLATVLDCLPSALEGLESDDD